GGTGAGGCCTTTCAGTACGGTCTGACCGAAGGCGTACCGGGGCTGCGGGAAGAAATTCAGCGCATCTGCGAAGGGCGCGGGATCCGCTGCAAGGCGGATGATGTGCTCGTGACCTCCGGTTCACAGCAGTCCCTCGACGTGCTGGCGCGTGCATTAATTAACCCGGGCGATACCGTTGTGGTTGAGCGTCCAACCTATCTTGCTGCGCTGCAGGTATTTGGCCTGGCGCAGGCGAATTTTGAATCCGTTGGCACCGATGGCGACGGCATGAAGGTCGACGAGCTTGAAGCGCTGGCGGCAAATAAAACCATCAAAGCGGTCTATATTGTTCCGACGTTTGGCAACCCTGGCGGGGTAACCCTTTCTGAGGCGCGCCGCAAACAGCTGGTGGAATTATCGAAGCGCTATGACTTCGTCATTATTGAAGACGATCCGTACAGCGAAATTAATTATACCGATGAAGTTTTCCGCCCGTTAATTGCCCATGCCAAAGATATCGGCAACGAAGAGAACGTGGTGTATACCTCGACTTTCTCCAAAATTCTCGCTCCAGGAACCCGCGTGGGCTGGGTGCTGGTGCCGGAATGGCTGAAGCGCGCAGTAGTCAACCTCAAGCAAACCACCGACCTGCACACCAGCACGCTGTCGCAGTTGATGACGTATGAATACCTGAAAACCGGTCGCCTGCCCGATCAGATTAAAACGATCCGCGAAGCCTATCGCCAGAAATACCAGACGTTCGCAACCGAGCTGGAGGCCGAGCTGGGCGATGTGATGTCGTTCCACAAGCCGAAGGGCGGCATGTTCCTGTGGGCGAATATGAAAAATGGTAGTAATACCACCCGCTGGCTGGAAAAAACGTTAAGTAACGGCGTAGTATTTGTGCCGGGCGAATTTTTCTACTGCAATGAGCCAGACCATTCAACGCTGCGTATGTCGTTTGTCACGCCAACGGATGAAGAGCTGAAGGAAGCGGTTCAACGCCTGAAAAAATCGCTGTAAAAGACCTGCGCATAATGGTTTTCCTGCCGTTATGCGCAATACGCGTTCAGGCGGCACGGGCCGCGATCGTCCATGGAGATCTCCATGTTTGAATTTCTGTTCGGTGTCGTTACGCACACGCCCGCCTGGGTGTGGGTGCTGTTTATCTTCCTTATCTCTCGCGGCATTAAAGCCCGAAGGCCTGCCACCGTTACGCTGGAGAGGCTTGCCATCATTCCGGCAATATTTCTAATCTGGGATATCTACGATCTGGTGATCTACCGCAAGCTGACGCCCGGGACTGTCGCATTGTGGACGGCGGGGATCCTCGCCGGGGCCGCGCTGGGGTATATCCTGATTAAGCAGGCGGTTATCACCCGCGCAGATGCGCCGCGCACCCTTTACCGCCAGGCAGACTACACCGCGCTGCCGTTTATGATGCTGGCGTTCGGCGTGAAGTATGTGCTGGGCGTGATGAGCGCGGTCTCTCCCCAGACGATGCAGCAGCCCGCCATGAGCGCGCTGGCGATCGTCTCCGGCGGCGTGTTTGCCGGCGTGTTTCTCGGGAAATTTGCGCGTTACGTTGGGGTGTATAACAGTGCCGCACCGCGCCCGGCGGAGTAAGGTTATTCTGTCGCGTGTGCCAGCGTGCGATCTGCAGCATCGCCGCTGAGTGCTCGCGTGACTTCATGGATCCGCCAGATTTTCCCTTCACGCAGCGCGGCAAACAGGTAAACCTCGATCTCTGCCTGACGACCATCAGGATACGTGACCGTCACGATATGCCGGTCAGCCAGAAGTTCGTCATGACAGGCTATCTCCACCACGGTAAAGGCGATTGCGCGGATCTGTGAGCTGACGTGGCTCAGATGCTGGACAAAACCCCGGTAGTCAAGCGCGTGACCGTCCGTAAACTGCTGGTAATCGGGCGTAAATACCTCTGCCGGATCGATATCGCCGTTGAATAAGCGGGTTAACAGGCAGGCCATCTTTTCGCGCTGCGCGGCGTTGTCGGCGTGGGATATCAGGGACGTGATAATGCTCATGCGGGCTCCTTATGTGGTTGAATCACCATTATCCTTGACAGCAGAAGTCGCAGTTTCTCTAATATGCCGAAGAATAACGATTTTCGGTCAAAATGATATGGTCAGTGTTGAAACGCTCCTTCATCCCGGCGGGTACCGAACGCCCCGGCACAGTCATCGCACCGGCCAGCTGTGGCGCATTGCAACGGGGCTGCTGGTCATTGAGACGCAGCAGGCGCGATCGGTCGTACCGGCAAAACACATCGGCTGGATCCCTCCGGATCGGCAGCACGCCGCTTTTTCCGAAAGTGCGGTAGAAGGCTGCGCTATCTTTCTTGATCCCGCCGTGTGCGCAATGCTTCCCGATGCGCCCGCGCTGTTCGAGCCCGACGATCTCACCCATGCACTGTTTTCCCGTTTATGCGATGCAGAGAGCGAGTACGATCCGCGAAAGCTTACTTTGCTGCTGGATGAGCTTGCCCTGACGCCCCAGGCTCGCTTTTCTCTGCCCGTGCCGACGGATCCGCGTCTGAAGAACGTGGTCAGCCATTTGCTGCAGTGTGTCGATGATAACCAGACGGTCGAGAGCCATGCTATTCATGCTGGGATGAGCGTGCGTACGTTCAACCGTCGGTTTAGCGCCCAGACCGGAATGAACTTTGTTAACTGGCGGCAGCTGGCTCGCGTCATGCGGGCAATGGAGTGGCTGGCGGCGGGGAAGCCGGTAGGGTGGATTGCGCTGTCCTGCGGCTACAGCAGCGTCAGCGCATTTATTGAGGTTTTCAGAGCATGGACAGGTAAAACGCCGGGGCAGTGGGTGATTAAAGAAGGCCTTTTTGGGCGAAGGTAATGCGCGTGGCTGCGTTGAGATCCAGCTCTTTTAACGACTCCGGATTAACCCAGGCGATCTCCTGAAACTCTTCATTAAACGTGACTTCCCGGTTGGCGCTGATGCAGTCGAAGATCAGATAGATCATGTAAATCTCCTCTGTAGTGCCATCGGCGTAGGTTTTCACCCTGATGTCATCGCGAAAAGCCCATGGCGTAACCGAGACAATCTCCAGCGCTTCGCCCAGCTCTTCGCGGATCTCACGGCGCAACGCCTGTTCCATGGTTTCGCCCGGCTCCATTCCACCGCCGGAGAGAGCCCACTGGCCGGGGAACACGCCGCGATCGTCGGCCATTTTACACAGGAGGTA
This region of Enterobacter asburiae genomic DNA includes:
- a CDS encoding PLP-dependent aminotransferase family protein codes for the protein MSVNKLASSAQGLQSSAIRELLKHSKMAGVISLGGGIPNPALFDHEGLKIAADAVLSQHFGEAFQYGLTEGVPGLREEIQRICEGRGIRCKADDVLVTSGSQQSLDVLARALINPGDTVVVERPTYLAALQVFGLAQANFESVGTDGDGMKVDELEALAANKTIKAVYIVPTFGNPGGVTLSEARRKQLVELSKRYDFVIIEDDPYSEINYTDEVFRPLIAHAKDIGNEENVVYTSTFSKILAPGTRVGWVLVPEWLKRAVVNLKQTTDLHTSTLSQLMTYEYLKTGRLPDQIKTIREAYRQKYQTFATELEAELGDVMSFHKPKGGMFLWANMKNGSNTTRWLEKTLSNGVVFVPGEFFYCNEPDHSTLRMSFVTPTDEELKEAVQRLKKSL
- a CDS encoding DUF6622 family protein, which encodes MFEFLFGVVTHTPAWVWVLFIFLISRGIKARRPATVTLERLAIIPAIFLIWDIYDLVIYRKLTPGTVALWTAGILAGAALGYILIKQAVITRADAPRTLYRQADYTALPFMMLAFGVKYVLGVMSAVSPQTMQQPAMSALAIVSGGVFAGVFLGKFARYVGVYNSAAPRPAE
- a CDS encoding nuclear transport factor 2 family protein, whose protein sequence is MSIITSLISHADNAAQREKMACLLTRLFNGDIDPAEVFTPDYQQFTDGHALDYRGFVQHLSHVSSQIRAIAFTVVEIACHDELLADRHIVTVTYPDGRQAEIEVYLFAALREGKIWRIHEVTRALSGDAADRTLAHATE
- a CDS encoding helix-turn-helix domain-containing protein, whose translation is MVSVETLLHPGGYRTPRHSHRTGQLWRIATGLLVIETQQARSVVPAKHIGWIPPDRQHAAFSESAVEGCAIFLDPAVCAMLPDAPALFEPDDLTHALFSRLCDAESEYDPRKLTLLLDELALTPQARFSLPVPTDPRLKNVVSHLLQCVDDNQTVESHAIHAGMSVRTFNRRFSAQTGMNFVNWRQLARVMRAMEWLAAGKPVGWIALSCGYSSVSAFIEVFRAWTGKTPGQWVIKEGLFGRR
- the nudI gene encoding nucleoside triphosphatase NudI, whose amino-acid sequence is MRQRTIVCPIIQNDGAYLLCKMADDRGVFPGQWALSGGGMEPGETMEQALRREIREELGEALEIVSVTPWAFRDDIRVKTYADGTTEEIYMIYLIFDCISANREVTFNEEFQEIAWVNPESLKELDLNAATRITFAQKGLL